A single region of the Synergistales bacterium genome encodes:
- a CDS encoding cobalamin-dependent protein (Presence of a B(12) (cobalamin)-binding domain implies dependence on cobalamin itself, in one of its several forms, or in some unusual lineages, dependence on a cobalamin-like analog.), with protein sequence MSIEKVRQLMIDGDNDAAVSHVQALLDGGTDPQAIMDGLTEEMEELGKKFENFEVFLPELMVAGDTFMQVVEVLKGYLVADAEGKGRSTIVVGAVKGDYHEIGKNIVGIILEANGFNVVDLGGNVDPVAFMEEAEKNNADAVALSALMTTTMPNQEEFIKLTREVGNTGKYLVCIGGAPTSPEWAEKIGADIWSFDAFDFAGKLKEALNR encoded by the coding sequence ATGTCTATTGAGAAGGTTCGGCAGTTGATGATCGATGGAGACAACGACGCGGCCGTCTCCCACGTCCAGGCGTTGCTCGACGGGGGAACGGATCCGCAGGCCATCATGGACGGCCTGACGGAGGAGATGGAGGAACTGGGCAAGAAGTTCGAGAACTTCGAGGTCTTCCTTCCCGAGCTCATGGTCGCCGGGGACACCTTCATGCAGGTCGTGGAGGTGCTGAAAGGGTACCTCGTCGCGGATGCCGAGGGCAAAGGCCGTTCCACGATCGTCGTCGGGGCCGTCAAGGGCGACTACCACGAGATCGGCAAGAACATCGTGGGGATCATCCTGGAGGCCAACGGCTTCAACGTGGTGGATCTCGGCGGCAACGTGGACCCCGTGGCCTTCATGGAGGAGGCGGAGAAGAACAATGCCGACGCCGTGGCGCTCTCCGCGCTGATGACCACCACCATGCCCAACCAGGAGGAGTTCATCAAGCTCACCAGGGAGGTGGGCAACACCGGCAAGTACCTCGTCTGCATCGGCGGCGCGCCGACATCACCGGAGTGGGCCGAGAAGATCGGCGCCGACATCTGGTCCTTCGACGCCTTCGACTTCGCCGGCAAGCTCAAGGAGGCTCTCAACCGGTAG